One genomic region from Paramicrobacterium agarici encodes:
- a CDS encoding MIP/aquaporin family protein produces the protein MALGSIFISEVVGTALLIILGGGVVANVVLAKTKGFNGGWLLINFGWGLAVYVGVVAAAFSGAHLNPAVTLGIITSGATEFVEGVPVTLGSTFLYFGSEMLGAFIGAVVVFLAYKKHFDESDDPGAKLAVFSTGPEIRSYGWNLVTEIVGTFVLVFLVIAFGQHGDAKGLAALGALPVALVVLAIGISLGGPTGYAINPARDLGPRIAHALLPIKGKGSSDWSYSWVPVVGPLIGGALGGWLGTAGLLPALI, from the coding sequence ATGGCACTTGGATCGATATTCATCTCCGAGGTCGTTGGAACGGCACTGCTCATCATTCTCGGTGGCGGCGTCGTAGCGAACGTCGTGCTGGCGAAGACGAAGGGGTTCAACGGCGGCTGGCTGCTGATCAACTTCGGATGGGGCCTCGCGGTCTACGTCGGCGTCGTCGCCGCCGCGTTCTCAGGAGCTCACCTCAACCCGGCCGTCACCCTTGGGATAATCACGAGCGGCGCGACCGAGTTCGTCGAAGGAGTACCGGTCACCCTCGGGTCGACGTTCCTGTATTTCGGTTCCGAGATGCTCGGAGCATTCATCGGCGCCGTCGTCGTGTTCCTGGCGTACAAGAAGCACTTCGATGAGTCGGACGATCCGGGCGCCAAGCTCGCTGTCTTCTCGACCGGCCCCGAGATTCGCAGCTACGGCTGGAACCTCGTCACCGAGATCGTCGGAACGTTCGTGCTCGTGTTTCTCGTCATCGCGTTCGGTCAGCACGGCGATGCAAAGGGGCTTGCTGCCCTCGGCGCTCTGCCCGTGGCGCTCGTCGTTCTCGCCATCGGTATCTCGCTCGGTGGTCCGACCGGATACGCGATCAACCCGGCTCGTGACCTCGGCCCCCGCATCGCGCACGCTCTGCTGCCGATCAAGGGCAAGGGCTCGAGCGACTGGAGCTACTCGTGGGTGCCCGTCGTCGGCCCGCTCATCGGTGGCGCCCTCGGCGGCTGGCTCGGCACTGCCGGTCTGCTTCCCGCTCTCATCTGA
- the glpK gene encoding glycerol kinase GlpK, producing the protein MADYIIAIDQGTTSSRAIIFDKSGSIVSTGQLEHEQILPKAGWVEHDANEIWTNTREVIGQALSKANVTRHDIAAVGITNQRETTVVWDKNTGEPVYNAIVWQDTRTQSIVDELAKDGGVERFKDIVGLPLATYFAGTKIKWILDNVDGAREKAEAGDLIFGTTDTWVLWNLTGGTDGGVHVTDVTNASRTMFMDLETLEWRDDILEVFGVPKSMLPEIKSSSEVYGHAHGSSLLRETPIAGILGDQQAATFGQAAFQKGESKNTYGTGNFLIFNTGEEIVRSENGLLTTLGYKLGDAKPHYALEGSIAVTGSLIQWLRDNLNLINSAPEVEKLADTVEDNGGVYIVPAFSGLFAPYWRSDARGAIVGLTRFANKGHIARAALEATAFQTREVLDAVNADSGVDLSELKVDGGMVANDALMQFQADVLGVPVIRPKVIETTALGAAYAAGLAVGFWSDLDELSANWSEDKRWEPQMDDAEAQRQLRLWKKAVTKTFDWIDEDVK; encoded by the coding sequence ATGGCGGACTACATCATTGCCATCGATCAGGGCACGACAAGCTCTCGCGCCATCATCTTCGACAAGTCCGGCTCGATCGTCTCGACCGGCCAGCTCGAGCATGAGCAGATTCTGCCCAAAGCTGGATGGGTCGAGCACGACGCGAACGAGATCTGGACGAACACCCGCGAGGTCATCGGCCAGGCACTGTCGAAGGCGAACGTGACGCGTCACGACATCGCTGCCGTCGGAATCACCAACCAGCGCGAAACAACGGTGGTGTGGGACAAGAACACCGGCGAGCCTGTGTACAACGCCATCGTGTGGCAGGACACCCGCACGCAGTCGATTGTCGACGAGCTCGCGAAGGACGGCGGAGTCGAGCGCTTCAAGGACATCGTGGGCCTTCCGCTCGCAACCTACTTCGCGGGCACGAAGATCAAGTGGATCCTCGACAACGTCGACGGAGCGCGCGAGAAGGCGGAGGCCGGCGACCTCATCTTCGGCACCACCGACACGTGGGTGCTGTGGAACCTCACGGGCGGCACCGACGGCGGCGTGCACGTCACCGATGTGACGAACGCGAGCCGCACGATGTTCATGGACCTCGAGACGCTCGAGTGGCGTGACGACATTCTCGAGGTGTTCGGCGTTCCGAAGTCGATGCTGCCTGAGATCAAGTCCTCGAGCGAGGTCTATGGCCACGCTCACGGATCGAGCCTTCTGCGCGAGACGCCGATCGCCGGCATCCTTGGCGACCAGCAGGCGGCGACGTTCGGTCAGGCCGCGTTCCAGAAGGGCGAGTCGAAGAACACGTACGGAACGGGCAACTTCCTCATCTTCAACACGGGTGAAGAGATCGTGCGCTCCGAGAACGGCCTGCTCACAACGCTCGGCTACAAGCTGGGCGACGCCAAGCCACATTACGCGCTCGAAGGATCGATCGCCGTCACGGGATCGCTCATCCAGTGGCTGCGCGACAACCTGAACCTCATCAACTCGGCTCCAGAGGTCGAGAAGCTCGCGGACACGGTCGAGGACAACGGCGGCGTGTACATCGTCCCCGCGTTCTCCGGTCTGTTCGCTCCGTACTGGCGCTCCGATGCCCGCGGTGCGATCGTCGGGCTGACGCGCTTTGCGAACAAGGGGCACATCGCACGTGCGGCTCTCGAGGCCACGGCGTTCCAGACGCGTGAGGTGCTGGATGCTGTGAACGCGGACTCCGGCGTGGATCTCAGCGAGCTGAAGGTCGACGGCGGAATGGTCGCGAACGACGCCCTCATGCAGTTCCAGGCAGATGTGCTCGGGGTCCCCGTCATCCGCCCGAAGGTCATTGAGACGACAGCGCTGGGTGCCGCATACGCGGCCGGTCTCGCTGTCGGCTTCTGGTCAGATCTCGACGAGCTTTCGGCGAACTGGTCGGAAGACAAGCGGTGGGAGCCGCAGATGGATGACGCTGAAGCTCAGCGCCAGCTGCGTCTCTGGAAGAAGGCCGTGACCAAGACCTTCGACTGGATCGACGAGGACGTCAAGTAG
- a CDS encoding phosphogluconate dehydrogenase C-terminal domain-containing protein — protein sequence MTTPQLNIAVIGAGGKMGMRVSNNIATSRHDGYYSEVSPAGQDRVREAGRTITDASDAVAEADVVVLAVPDLALQAVSAELVPQAKPGAVILTLDPAAAYAGLLATRDDVVFAVAHPCHPSIFLERHTPEEYADTFGGIAAPQDVVAAIESEDAEKKAIAEEAVRVIYAPVIDVHWVTVKQLAQLEPTLVETIACMIGGLLKESLHEAVHTMGVPEPAARAILLGHTQVALANSLNGDNPFSDACLIAMDYGRESIIKDDWKKVFRDDELDTVLARMLRLDAVAR from the coding sequence ATGACAACGCCACAGCTGAACATCGCCGTGATCGGCGCGGGCGGCAAGATGGGCATGCGAGTGTCTAACAACATCGCGACGTCACGCCACGACGGGTATTACAGCGAGGTCTCGCCCGCTGGCCAAGATCGCGTGCGCGAGGCAGGCCGCACGATCACCGACGCGAGTGACGCCGTCGCCGAGGCAGACGTCGTTGTGCTCGCCGTCCCCGACCTCGCGCTGCAGGCGGTGTCGGCAGAGCTCGTGCCGCAGGCGAAACCGGGCGCCGTCATCCTGACGCTCGATCCAGCGGCAGCGTACGCGGGACTGCTCGCCACCCGCGACGATGTCGTCTTCGCGGTTGCCCACCCCTGCCACCCCTCGATCTTCCTCGAGCGTCACACGCCCGAGGAATACGCCGACACCTTCGGCGGCATCGCCGCTCCGCAAGACGTCGTCGCGGCCATCGAGTCAGAGGATGCTGAGAAGAAGGCGATCGCCGAAGAGGCCGTGCGCGTCATCTACGCTCCGGTCATCGACGTGCACTGGGTCACCGTCAAGCAGCTCGCGCAGCTCGAGCCGACGCTCGTCGAGACGATCGCGTGCATGATCGGGGGCCTGCTCAAGGAGTCGCTGCACGAGGCCGTGCACACCATGGGGGTTCCCGAGCCTGCCGCGCGGGCGATTCTGCTCGGTCATACGCAGGTCGCACTCGCCAACTCGCTCAACGGTGACAATCCGTTCTCCGACGCGTGCCTGATCGCCATGGACTACGGCCGCGAGTCGATCATCAAAGATGACTGGAAGAAGGTGTTCCGCGACGACGAGCTCGACACCGTGCTCGCGCGGATGCTGCGGCTTGACGCCGTCGCGAGATAG
- a CDS encoding SDR family NAD(P)-dependent oxidoreductase: MQERLAGKSILVTGAGSGIGKAVATRFAHEGAAVVFSDRDGAAAHRAAASCRDAIGVELDVSDEGSVERAYAEIAGRGIALDVVVANAGVQLFGHDAPVADLDLDVWKRTLDVNLTGTFLTVKHAVRALRGRGGSIILTGSPTGLTGEGAEFTAYSTTKAGIHGLTRTVAAAYAREGIRANAVVPGYTETPLVTSISDDPESRAAIVSRIPLGRPGTPADVEGIMVFLASDEAAFATGSLFRVDGGMTTL; the protein is encoded by the coding sequence GTGCAGGAACGACTAGCAGGTAAATCCATTTTGGTCACGGGCGCAGGCTCGGGCATCGGCAAGGCTGTGGCCACGCGCTTCGCGCACGAGGGTGCAGCTGTCGTGTTCTCGGATCGAGACGGCGCGGCGGCTCACCGTGCCGCCGCGAGCTGTCGCGACGCCATCGGAGTAGAACTCGATGTCTCTGACGAGGGAAGCGTTGAGCGGGCCTATGCCGAGATCGCCGGCCGCGGGATCGCGCTCGATGTCGTCGTCGCGAACGCCGGTGTGCAGCTCTTCGGCCACGACGCCCCGGTCGCCGATCTCGACCTCGACGTCTGGAAGCGCACGCTTGACGTGAACCTGACCGGAACCTTCCTGACGGTCAAGCACGCCGTGCGGGCGCTGCGCGGCCGAGGCGGAAGCATCATTCTCACCGGGTCTCCGACGGGTCTGACCGGAGAAGGGGCCGAGTTCACGGCGTACAGCACGACGAAAGCGGGAATCCACGGGCTGACGCGCACGGTCGCGGCCGCGTATGCGCGAGAGGGGATCCGTGCCAACGCCGTTGTGCCAGGGTACACGGAGACTCCGCTTGTCACGTCGATCTCCGACGACCCGGAGTCCCGCGCCGCGATCGTTTCGCGCATTCCGCTCGGACGGCCGGGAACTCCCGCCGACGTGGAAGGCATCATGGTCTTTCTCGCGAGCGACGAGGCAGCGTTCGCGACGGGCAGCCTCTTTCGCGTCGACGGCGGAATGACGACGCTGTGA
- a CDS encoding sugar phosphate isomerase/epimerase family protein, with translation MALGLSTYAFFWQWSERATEPLSLERMLQKTRDLDADVFQVCDYPPLERRSDAELRELWRIADGLGIRLELGTRGVRPAHLRRFLHIAELLGVTLVRTMIATAGDHPGDNEAEGLLREVLPEYERAEVTIALETYEQVPTSTLVGIVERIGSPRLGICSDPANCVAALESPAELIARVAPHVVNMHIKDFAFTRHAGWIGFSLTGAPLGEGLLDYAGMIAAIEPEERGINQIIEHWLPWQGDAETTFRLEDEWTAHNVRYVRSMNT, from the coding sequence GTGGCACTCGGACTCAGCACGTACGCATTCTTCTGGCAGTGGTCGGAGCGCGCGACAGAACCCCTCTCACTCGAGAGGATGCTGCAGAAGACGCGCGATCTCGACGCCGACGTGTTCCAGGTCTGCGATTACCCGCCCCTCGAGCGGCGCAGCGATGCCGAACTGCGTGAGCTGTGGCGGATCGCCGACGGCCTCGGCATCCGCCTCGAACTGGGAACGAGAGGAGTGCGGCCCGCTCACCTGCGCCGATTCCTGCACATCGCCGAGCTTCTCGGCGTGACGCTTGTGCGCACCATGATCGCCACAGCCGGCGACCACCCCGGCGACAACGAGGCCGAGGGACTGCTGCGCGAGGTGCTTCCCGAATACGAGCGAGCCGAGGTGACGATCGCACTCGAGACATACGAGCAGGTGCCGACCAGCACACTCGTTGGCATCGTCGAGCGCATCGGAAGCCCGCGGCTCGGCATCTGCAGCGATCCCGCCAACTGCGTCGCGGCGCTCGAGAGCCCGGCAGAGCTCATCGCGCGCGTCGCCCCGCACGTCGTGAACATGCACATCAAGGACTTCGCGTTCACCCGCCACGCGGGCTGGATCGGGTTCTCGCTCACGGGGGCGCCCCTCGGCGAGGGGCTGCTCGACTACGCCGGCATGATCGCGGCGATCGAGCCCGAAGAACGCGGCATCAACCAGATCATCGAGCACTGGCTTCCCTGGCAGGGCGACGCAGAGACGACGTTCCGGCTTGAGGACGAATGGACAGCACACAATGTGCGCTACGTGAGGAGCATGAACACATGA
- a CDS encoding triose-phosphate isomerase family protein produces the protein MPAAGHPITLGISLKMYFDHERTLSWCRGVAEIARAHDAVRSGRATLFAMPSFVSISDARDILNGAAEVGAQDIAADDAGAFTGEVSGPQLVQVGCRYAEIGHAERRTLFGETDDLVARKLAAAVRNGITPVLCIGEEQQLTPAAAAEACAEQIASASARLDDSATRMIVAYEPQWAIGQAEPAPTDYVREVAQRLRGTLDASGRESSSILYGGSAGPGLITEIADSVDGLFLGRFAHDPHALEQILDEVDALA, from the coding sequence ATGCCCGCCGCGGGGCATCCGATCACACTCGGCATCAGCCTCAAGATGTACTTCGACCACGAGCGCACGCTCTCGTGGTGCCGTGGAGTCGCCGAGATCGCGCGAGCGCATGACGCCGTGCGGTCAGGCAGAGCTACCCTGTTCGCCATGCCCTCGTTCGTGTCGATCTCAGACGCGCGCGACATTCTCAATGGGGCGGCAGAAGTGGGCGCGCAGGACATCGCGGCAGACGACGCGGGGGCGTTCACGGGAGAAGTGAGCGGCCCGCAGCTCGTGCAGGTGGGCTGCCGCTATGCAGAGATCGGCCATGCCGAGCGGCGCACGCTGTTCGGCGAGACCGACGATCTCGTCGCGCGCAAACTCGCCGCCGCCGTGCGCAACGGCATCACCCCCGTGCTGTGCATCGGCGAGGAGCAGCAGCTGACTCCCGCGGCCGCCGCCGAGGCGTGCGCGGAGCAGATCGCCTCGGCAAGCGCCCGTCTCGACGACAGCGCGACGCGCATGATCGTCGCCTACGAGCCGCAGTGGGCGATCGGCCAGGCAGAGCCCGCGCCCACCGACTACGTGCGCGAGGTCGCGCAGCGCTTGCGCGGCACTCTCGACGCAAGCGGTCGGGAGTCCTCGTCCATCCTCTATGGCGGAAGCGCCGGCCCCGGTCTCATCACCGAGATCGCCGACAGCGTCGACGGCCTGTTCCTCGGCCGTTTCGCGCACGACCCGCACGCTCTCGAGCAGATCCTCGACGAGGTCGACGCGCTCGCGTGA
- a CDS encoding dihydroxyacetone kinase family protein has translation MTRLWNDPADFADEMVDGFVRAHGRWVRKVTGGVARSTQSADPTVSLVIGGGSGHYPAFAGLVGPGLAHGAAMGNLFASPSAHQVESVARAADQGRGILFSYGNYAGDVLHFNAAQDALREAGIDCRTVTVTDDIFSAKPNEREKRRGIAGDLTVFKTAGAAAASGFPLDDVERIARTANDRTRSMGVAFTGCTLPGADEPLFTVPEGRMAIGLGIHGEPGIDETDIPTANELAELFVSRLLDDAEIPENVTVDGARVVPILNGLGSVKSEELFVVYARIAELLDERGLTVVDPQVGEFCTSFDMAGASLTLFWLDDELEQLWSAPADTPAYRTGNVDSTALTTVTTEDAAESDELPDADEASADVAARIAELLAVVRDVVDENVAELGRIDAIAGDGDHGIGMQRGTVAAAGTAASLAEKRAGAASLLARSGDAWSDRAGGTSGALWGVILRTIGDHLGDAGRPDAATISAGVSHAARAVMDYGKAAVGDKTMVDALVPFAEELHRAVDAGSTLTEAWTDAARAATEAAEATADLLPAMGRARSHGEKALGVRDPGAVSFALITTRIAAELGR, from the coding sequence ATGACCCGGCTGTGGAACGATCCGGCTGATTTCGCCGATGAGATGGTCGATGGGTTCGTGCGCGCGCACGGACGGTGGGTGCGCAAGGTCACGGGCGGGGTCGCCCGTTCGACGCAATCCGCCGACCCCACAGTGTCGCTCGTCATCGGCGGCGGTTCCGGCCACTACCCCGCGTTCGCCGGACTCGTCGGCCCGGGCCTCGCACACGGTGCCGCCATGGGAAACCTGTTCGCATCGCCCTCGGCGCATCAGGTGGAGTCGGTTGCCCGCGCGGCCGATCAGGGCCGCGGCATCCTCTTCAGCTACGGCAACTACGCCGGGGATGTGCTCCACTTCAATGCCGCGCAGGATGCCCTGCGCGAGGCCGGCATCGATTGCCGTACGGTGACCGTCACCGATGACATCTTCAGCGCCAAGCCGAACGAGCGCGAGAAGCGCCGGGGCATCGCCGGGGATCTCACGGTCTTCAAGACGGCGGGTGCAGCGGCAGCATCCGGATTCCCACTCGACGATGTCGAGCGCATCGCCCGAACCGCCAACGACCGCACCCGCTCCATGGGCGTCGCCTTCACCGGCTGCACGCTCCCCGGCGCCGACGAGCCGCTGTTCACCGTTCCCGAGGGCCGCATGGCGATCGGACTTGGCATCCACGGCGAACCCGGAATCGACGAGACCGACATTCCCACCGCGAACGAGCTCGCCGAGCTCTTCGTCAGCCGGCTTCTCGACGACGCCGAGATCCCCGAGAACGTCACCGTCGACGGAGCGCGCGTTGTTCCCATTCTCAACGGTCTCGGCTCGGTCAAGAGCGAAGAGCTCTTCGTCGTCTACGCCCGCATCGCCGAGCTGCTCGACGAACGCGGCCTAACGGTCGTCGACCCGCAGGTCGGCGAGTTCTGCACGAGCTTTGACATGGCCGGCGCCTCGCTCACGCTCTTCTGGCTTGACGACGAGCTCGAGCAGCTCTGGTCCGCACCCGCCGACACTCCCGCGTACCGCACGGGCAACGTCGATTCAACGGCTCTCACGACGGTGACGACAGAGGATGCCGCCGAGAGCGACGAGCTTCCCGACGCCGACGAGGCATCGGCAGACGTCGCCGCCCGCATCGCGGAGCTTCTCGCCGTGGTGCGCGACGTCGTCGACGAGAACGTCGCCGAGCTGGGCCGCATCGACGCGATCGCCGGTGACGGCGACCACGGAATCGGCATGCAGCGCGGCACGGTCGCCGCAGCCGGTACGGCGGCGTCCCTCGCGGAGAAGCGCGCGGGAGCAGCGTCCCTTCTCGCACGCAGCGGCGACGCATGGTCGGATCGCGCGGGCGGCACCTCTGGAGCGCTCTGGGGCGTGATTCTTCGCACCATCGGCGACCACCTCGGAGACGCCGGCCGCCCCGATGCGGCGACGATCAGCGCGGGAGTGTCCCACGCCGCGCGCGCCGTCATGGACTACGGCAAGGCAGCGGTCGGCGACAAGACCATGGTCGATGCGCTCGTGCCGTTCGCCGAGGAACTGCACCGTGCGGTTGACGCGGGCAGCACGCTGACAGAAGCCTGGACCGACGCCGCACGCGCGGCAACCGAGGCCGCGGAGGCGACGGCCGATCTCCTGCCCGCAATGGGCCGCGCCCGGTCGCACGGCGAGAAGGCGCTCGGCGTGCGCGACCCGGGAGCCGTCTCATTCGCTCTGATCACCACGCGCATCGCGGCCGAGCTCGGTCGCTGA
- a CDS encoding ribose-5-phosphate isomerase: MTGLRIVVGGDDAGFAYKERIKEDLQNDPRVASVTDVGVDADSHTNYPHIAVDAARLVADGEADRAMLICGTGLGVAIAANKVKGIRAVTAHDSYSVERSVLSNNAQVLCMGQRVVGIELARRLVSEWLDYTFDPTSASNEKVQDICAYEGD, from the coding sequence ATGACTGGACTGAGAATCGTGGTCGGCGGAGACGACGCCGGCTTCGCCTACAAAGAGCGCATCAAAGAAGACCTGCAGAACGACCCGCGGGTCGCATCGGTGACCGACGTGGGAGTGGATGCCGACAGTCACACGAACTACCCCCACATCGCCGTCGACGCGGCGCGCCTCGTGGCCGACGGCGAGGCGGACAGGGCCATGCTGATCTGCGGAACGGGACTTGGCGTCGCAATCGCCGCGAACAAGGTCAAGGGAATTCGCGCCGTGACCGCGCACGACAGCTACTCCGTTGAGCGCTCGGTGCTCTCGAACAACGCGCAGGTGCTCTGCATGGGTCAGCGCGTCGTCGGAATCGAGCTCGCTCGGCGCCTCGTGAGCGAGTGGCTCGACTACACCTTCGACCCGACCAGCGCGTCGAACGAGAAGGTGCAGGACATCTGCGCCTACGAGGGCGACTAG
- a CDS encoding FadR/GntR family transcriptional regulator, translating into MPAYPGDSATRISAELGSVSAGNSVPEIARRMLDLFTSGSIEAGTRLPPERQLSASLGVGRSAVRETLAALEILGIVEIRPGSGTYLRGSASELLPETLNWGLMLSAERTTELIELRGELEVSAATFAATRVDADQLASLRAHLDEMRAGLDDLPRFITADVAFHVAIAESAGNTVLTGMLQSVRSMLRLWVERGLRDRTQAEKALAEHAAIVAALEKNDADAAAAAMRAHMATAGERLASETT; encoded by the coding sequence ATGCCTGCCTATCCCGGGGACTCCGCAACTCGCATCAGCGCCGAACTCGGCAGCGTGAGCGCGGGCAATTCGGTCCCCGAGATCGCTCGACGCATGCTCGACCTATTCACGAGCGGCAGCATCGAGGCCGGCACGCGCCTTCCGCCAGAACGTCAGCTGTCGGCGTCTCTCGGTGTCGGGCGTTCCGCGGTGCGCGAGACCCTCGCGGCTCTCGAGATTCTCGGCATCGTCGAGATCCGCCCCGGCTCGGGAACCTACCTGCGCGGCAGCGCCTCAGAACTGCTTCCCGAGACACTCAACTGGGGCCTCATGCTGAGCGCAGAGCGCACGACCGAGCTCATCGAGCTGCGCGGCGAACTCGAGGTGTCGGCGGCGACGTTCGCGGCCACGCGCGTGGATGCCGACCAGCTCGCGAGCCTGCGTGCGCACCTCGATGAGATGCGCGCTGGGCTCGACGATCTCCCCCGGTTCATCACGGCCGACGTCGCCTTTCACGTCGCCATCGCCGAGTCCGCGGGCAACACGGTGCTCACGGGAATGCTGCAGTCCGTGCGGTCGATGCTGCGCCTGTGGGTCGAGCGCGGACTTCGTGATCGCACGCAGGCAGAGAAGGCTCTCGCGGAGCACGCCGCGATCGTCGCGGCACTCGAGAAAAACGACGCGGATGCTGCAGCCGCAGCCATGCGCGCACACATGGCGACCGCCGGCGAGCGTCTCGCGTCAGAGACGACGTAG